The genome window TGAAGCAAAACAGGCCATTTTCGAGAAAAACAGCCTGCAGAAGTCCGCTAACGACACCGGTTCGGCCGAGTCGCAGATTGCTCTGTTCACGACCCGCATCACGCACCTGACGGAGCACCTGAAAGTTAACAAGAAGGACTACTCGACCCGTCTGGGTCTGCTGAAGCTTGTTGGTAAGCGTCGCCGGATGCTGGACTACCTCCAGCACCGCGAAATCAACCGCTACCGCGCCATCATCAAGGAACTGGGCATTCGCAAGTAAGCCCACGGTCCGGAGCAGGGAGCCTTTCCACTGGGGAGGTTCCCTGCTCTTTTTTTGTCCGAAGCCGGCTGCATTATTCCGCCGGTTTCGTTGTTTACTCCCCCGAAGGATATTTCTTCAGAGCAAAGTAGGGCTACTGCTGGCCCTATTTTTACGGCTGCTCGCCCGCTGTCGCTTTCTTAAGCAACCCTAAGATGCCCAACTACACCGCGGTTACCAAACACATTACGCTGCCCGACGGGCGGCAGATTTCCATTGAAACTGGCAAGCTGGCCAAATTCGCCGACGGCGCCGTTGTGGTGCGCCTGGGCGACGCCATGCTGCTGGCAACGGTCGTTTCGCAGCCCAGCTCCCGCGGCGACGTGGACTTCCTGCCCTTGTCGGTGGACTACCAGGAGAAATTCGGCGGTGCCGGCAAAATTCCTGGCTCGTTCCAGCGCCGTGAAGGTCGCCTCTCTGATTACGAAATTCTCGTGTGCCGCCTTGTGGACCGCATTCTGCGCCCGATGTTCCCCAAGGACTACCATTACGAGGTGCAGGTGCTGATTTCGCTGATTTCTGCCGATAAAGACGTGCAGCCCGATGCCTTGGCCGCCCTAGCTGCCTCAGCTGCCCTGTCAATTTCTGACATTCCGTTTGCTGGCCCGATTTCCGAAGTGCGGGTAGCCCGCATCGACGGCAAGCTGCAAATCAACCCCAAAAGCTCGGACATTGCCCGCGCTGACATTGACCTGATTGTAGGCGCTACGGCTACCTCGGTAGCCATGGTGGAAGGGGAGATGAACGAGGTGAGCGAGGAGGAGATGGTAGAAGCCATTGCCTACGCCCACGAAGCCATCAAGGAGCAGTGCCGCGTACAGAGCGAGCTGGCCGCCGAAATTGAAAAGTCGCACGTAAAGCGGGAGTACCCCAAGTACGACGAAAATGACGAGCTGAAGCAGCGCATCCACGAGGGCGTGTACCAGCAGGCGTACGCCATTGCTCAGTCGGGCAATACCAGCAAGGCCGGCCGTAAGGAATCTTTCGGCGCCGTTAAGAAGTCCCTGATAGAGAAACTGCTGGAAGAGCAGCCCGAACTGGACATGAAAATGTTTGGCCGCTATTACTCTTCGGCTGAGAAGAAGGCCATCCGTGACATGATGATCAAGGAGCGTACCCGCCTCGATGGTCGTCAGCTGACGGAAATTCGCCCGATTTGGAGCGAAGTAAACTACCTGCCCGGCGCCCACGGCTCGGCCCTGTTTACCCGCGGTGAAACTCAGTCGCTGACTACGGTGGCCCTGGGTACCAAGCTCGATGAGCAAATCATCGACTCGGCCATGCAGTCGGGCTACAGCAAGTTTATGCTACACTATAACTTCCCGGCCTTCTCGACCGGTGAAGTGAAGCCCAACCGTGGCCCCGGCCGCCGGGAAATTGGCCACGGCAACCTGGCCCTCCGTTCCCTGAAGCGGGTGCTGCCTTCTGAGGAAGAAAATCCCTACACCATCCGCATCGTGTCGGA of Hymenobacter sublimis contains these proteins:
- the rpsO gene encoding 30S ribosomal protein S15: MKLTTEAKQAIFEKNSLQKSANDTGSAESQIALFTTRITHLTEHLKVNKKDYSTRLGLLKLVGKRRRMLDYLQHREINRYRAIIKELGIRK
- a CDS encoding polyribonucleotide nucleotidyltransferase encodes the protein MPNYTAVTKHITLPDGRQISIETGKLAKFADGAVVVRLGDAMLLATVVSQPSSRGDVDFLPLSVDYQEKFGGAGKIPGSFQRREGRLSDYEILVCRLVDRILRPMFPKDYHYEVQVLISLISADKDVQPDALAALAASAALSISDIPFAGPISEVRVARIDGKLQINPKSSDIARADIDLIVGATATSVAMVEGEMNEVSEEEMVEAIAYAHEAIKEQCRVQSELAAEIEKSHVKREYPKYDENDELKQRIHEGVYQQAYAIAQSGNTSKAGRKESFGAVKKSLIEKLLEEQPELDMKMFGRYYSSAEKKAIRDMMIKERTRLDGRQLTEIRPIWSEVNYLPGAHGSALFTRGETQSLTTVALGTKLDEQIIDSAMQSGYSKFMLHYNFPAFSTGEVKPNRGPGRREIGHGNLALRSLKRVLPSEEENPYTIRIVSDILESNGSSSMATVCAGSLALMDAGIKVRAAVSGIAMGLVQDKETGEYAVLSDILGDEDHLGDMDFKVTGTEKGIVACQMDIKIQGLSNEILTAALHQAREGRLHILAEMAKTLATPAAELKPHTPRSHKMLIDKEFIGAVIGPGGKVIQQIQKDTNATVIIEEKDEKGHVSIYASNQEDMQAAIDRIRAIAAVPEIGETYKGKVRSIQPYGAFVEIMPGKDGLLHISEVAHERLASLEGVLEVGQEIDVKLLDIDKKTGKYRLSRKVLLPKPERAADSNGSAQ